The window GGACTTTTCTAAGCCACTAGCGTGCTGGCAGTAGCAGAATCACTGCAAAAGTAATCAAGCAGAAATTAGAAAAACATAGAGCAAATTaaataaactattattttttttgcaCTTGAAAGATTGAAAGGATTAATTCCTAAAATATATCTTACTTCATTAAGATTTATATGCTTGATCAACATTAAAAAACATTTGAATTCCTACAAAAGCAGTTATTTAAATGAAAGACATTCCTATTTCTGAACATTCAATATACTCTTCAGATGGAGGATTACACATTGACTttattgaaatttgttaatttagaaattatacaAAAGGGCTAATTAGGTTATATTGAGTCAGAATTATTACTAATCTTGCGAAAGAGATGAGATGAAATAGATTGGAAGTCTATCTTTTGGTCAGATTAAATTGATAATTGGAAAAACAAGTCAGAAAATGAGGCTTCCAGGGAAGAGAAGCAAATGGCATGTGCAGGCTCGAGATGATAAGGATATTCAATGATTACACCACTGAAACGACAGCAATTAGGAACAATGTCGATGGTAGATTACAAAACCCGCTTAGACTGAGATTGATGGTGAATAAAACATTTGATTGTTGTTCCACAAAGCAGTTTCCCAtgcaaataaatattattaagacCGCAAGGGGAATAATTTTAGGTTGGAACCAACTATTTCTGAGGACAAGCGGTACTATGAGTACATGCTACATAAAGTGGATGATATTAACAGCAGGGACAAATACACCCTGCTGCCACAATATACAATGAACTTGCTATTCCACTGCCTGTCAATCAATGGATCAGTACGTAGTTAACAAAAATTGGATATGTCCCAATATGATTATTGTACCCAAGAACAAAATTTTGAGACTAAACAAGAACCAAAACTGCACAAGATAAACCAATGACTATTTTCATAAATCATCCTACATAATAACATAATCCGAGCCAAACCTTTAATATAATGGTAATTTATTTGAGTTAGTCAAGTAAATGTTGAATATCTGACATCATAGAAATGTATAATAATGTACTAAGAACAAgtaattctgaaaaaaaaaacgtGTTTCCAATTTATCTATAGCAAAAAAACCAAGAGAATTTATCACTACTGCATCATCATAACTAATGAGGTAATTCGTGGTTTTTTAAGCTGATAAAATGTCACCTTGACAACACATTTTGCCCAAATCTTCTTTTTGTGAAGCCTAATGGTTGAAAGTGATGCTTGAAAAGGCATAAGACACGAATTTTGgagaaactttaaaaaaaattgtttctcAATAGTGAACCAAGTCCAGTTTTAAGCATAGGAAAGAATATAATTAAGTAGAGATGGTGCTAATTAGTACTTACTATTTCCAGCCTGGAGAAAGCTTCTTAGTCCTCTTGTAATAGCGAGCAAGGCGGTGGACCCTGCTCTCCACCAGGATGAGCCTGAACTTGGAGTCTTTGTCCTTCCTGTTCTTGGCCAAATGCCCCCTGATTGCCACAGCTTTCTTAATCAGGTGGTACAAATCTTCAGGAATTTCCGGCGCAAGTCCTACAATACCCGATGCGCAAAATCAACCAGAGAACACCCAAAATTTAAAGAAGCGTTTCTCAAAGAACCAACTTTACCCACCATGACCCTTGAGGATCCTGAGAATTTTGCTCCCAGTGACACTCTTGACCTGGGCGATGCCGTGGGAATCACGAAGGATGACGCCAATCTGCGACGGCGCCAGCCCCTTCTTCGCAAACTTGCATATGCTTTCCTCCACCTGGCGGATCGACGAATCAACTAAACATAGGAAGACGAAACGACGAGCAATGAGAAACGAAACGAAGCGATAACTCACGTCTGGGGCGGAGATCTTAAGCCAGCTCGGAGGAGTCCTCTTGTACGGCAGCGCCGACGACGAGATGCCCTTTCTGAAGCCAGTGACGAAGATAAACAATGCAACATGATCAGAATATAATGAAGGAAGATGGAGGAGAGAAGAACATTACCCGCGACTATGCATGCGACCCATGatgacggcggcggcggcggcgaggtAGCGAGGCGGCGAGCAAAAGTGAGAGTATGACGGCTTTGATCGAGACGGCTGAAACCCTAGGACTTCAATATATCGTGATTTAAGGTAAATGACCTTATTAACCCGGACGAATTCCTCATACGGTTAAGCGGACCGTCCGGTCCAATTCAGTTTTTTATATATATCAAGCATTAAAAATAACAAATTGATaaatacttatttttaaaaaatatttagaattctataaaaatttatcTGAACTTGATGATAATTAATGAGTACATAATATACACATTTAAATAGACATAAGTAATTATACTATACAACTATTatgtataaaaaaaagttaaggaaaaaataataataaacattttggatattaactataattaattatattataaaagCACTAAATTTTATAATGATTTTCTAAATGTAAAAACTAAAAAcattaaaagattaaaaaaaatattaaaaataatataaaagcaCTAAATTTTATAATGATTAatgtaaaaactaaaaaaattaaaagataaaaaaaaagtaaaaataaaaaaaaatgtctcAGATGAAGAGAAATGCTGCttcttttttaaataaaaaaacaaatggGCACGACTCCCTTAATTTTATTTTGAGAATATCTCTTTGATCCCATGTTGTTCGTAGCAGTTATTGATAGTGGTTATTATTAGGATTCTTAGGGCTCGgttagagggagggtgaataaccTCTGTATAAATTagaataaataaatctttttcggacttataacttaaaataatatttacataagagtaataaagaaactaaaaagacgaggctcagCAAATTTactttacttggttacaaccaggaagTTGTTAATTCAAGAAAGTTGAAGtgtactaagaatctccttcaagcggagaagtctcttacagcaatgaacacACAGAAAATAAGTTAAATAAAAactaaagcgcacaagtgttgtttctttatatttcacgttgttgtttagctttgggagcaaggttgcttatatagccttgcttgGGGTGTCTGgaggggaataaaattttatcccttcgtAACGAATCACAGTCAAACGTGATTAGGATAAAATTCAATTTCGGACGCCCAaaccaagaaagtcaaccaagttgactttttcagtcagGGCCTTCCACTCCGGTTTCGCTTGCCTCGGTtcaggtct is drawn from Zingiber officinale cultivar Zhangliang chromosome 1B, Zo_v1.1, whole genome shotgun sequence and contains these coding sequences:
- the LOC122054909 gene encoding 40S ribosomal protein S13-like, with translation MGRMHSRGKGISSSALPYKRTPPSWLKISAPDVEESICKFAKKGLAPSQIGVILRDSHGIAQVKSVTGSKILRILKGHGLAPEIPEDLYHLIKKAVAIRGHLAKNRKDKDSKFRLILVESRVHRLARYYKRTKKLSPGWKYDSATASTLVA